The Nocardioides pantholopis genome window below encodes:
- a CDS encoding YchJ family protein, producing MTSLRADCPCGSGTAYDACCGRLHRGAAQAATPEELMRSRYAAYAVGETDYVWRTWHPRTRPDSVAQDPDLRWTGLDIVATGPDWVEFVARYETPSGPGELREHSRFARRAGRWFYLDGDVG from the coding sequence GTGACCTCGCTGCGTGCCGACTGTCCCTGCGGGAGCGGGACGGCGTACGACGCGTGCTGCGGGCGGCTGCACCGCGGCGCCGCCCAGGCCGCGACCCCGGAGGAGCTGATGCGCTCGCGCTACGCGGCGTACGCCGTCGGCGAGACCGACTACGTCTGGCGGACCTGGCACCCCCGCACCCGCCCCGACTCGGTGGCGCAGGACCCGGACCTGCGCTGGACCGGCCTGGACATCGTGGCCACCGGCCCGGACTGGGTGGAGTTCGTGGCGCGCTACGAGACGCCGTCGGGGCCGGGCGAGCTGCGCGAGCACAGCCGGTTCGCGCGGCGCGCCGGGCGCTGGTTCTACCTCGACGGGGACGTCGGGTAG
- a CDS encoding DinB family protein, whose product MSHGTDQTERTEPPLAADERTMLLAFLDLQRQTLRLKASGLTAEQLRTPHPPSTLTLAGLLKHLALVEDDWLGEVMRGGEPREPWASVDWGADRDWEFHTALEDEPEELFALFDRAVADADEVLAAHPDLDDLAAGTRHGRRPSLRWILLHMIEEYARHNGHADLLREAIDGQTGT is encoded by the coding sequence ATGAGCCACGGGACCGACCAGACCGAGCGGACAGAGCCGCCGCTGGCCGCCGACGAGCGCACGATGCTGCTGGCGTTCCTGGATCTCCAGCGCCAGACCCTGCGACTGAAGGCGAGCGGCCTGACCGCCGAGCAGCTGCGCACCCCGCACCCGCCCAGCACGCTCACCCTGGCCGGGCTGCTCAAGCACCTGGCCCTGGTCGAGGACGACTGGCTCGGCGAGGTCATGCGGGGCGGGGAGCCGCGCGAGCCCTGGGCGTCGGTCGACTGGGGCGCCGACCGGGACTGGGAGTTCCACACGGCGCTCGAGGACGAGCCCGAGGAGCTGTTCGCGCTCTTCGACCGGGCCGTCGCCGACGCGGACGAGGTCCTGGCCGCGCATCCCGACCTGGACGACCTCGCGGCGGGCACGCGCCACGGCCGCCGGCCGTCGCTGCGCTGGATCCTGCTGCACATGATCGAGGAGTACGCCCGCCACAACGGGCACGCGGACCTCCTGCGCGAGGCCATCGACGGGCAGACCGGGACGTGA
- a CDS encoding pyridoxamine 5'-phosphate oxidase family protein → MSIPVDLADLARALADQAPGYLLTTTDGAVRAVSAEPEVTDGVLLIEDAGRRTCANIAANPAVTLLFPPREEHGYALLVDGTAALTGGDGERVTVTPTGAVLHRPRRHADGPPPPEGCGADCRPVG, encoded by the coding sequence ATGAGCATCCCCGTGGACCTCGCCGACCTGGCGCGGGCCCTGGCCGACCAGGCCCCCGGCTACCTGCTGACCACCACCGACGGCGCGGTCCGCGCGGTGAGCGCCGAGCCGGAGGTGACCGACGGCGTCCTGCTCATCGAGGACGCCGGGCGGCGCACCTGCGCCAACATCGCGGCCAACCCGGCGGTCACGCTGCTCTTCCCGCCGCGCGAGGAGCACGGCTACGCGCTGCTCGTCGACGGCACTGCCGCCCTCACCGGGGGCGACGGCGAGCGGGTCACGGTCACCCCGACCGGTGCCGTGCTGCACCGGCCCCGCCGGCACGCCGACGGACCGCCCCCGCCCGAGGGCTGCGGCGCCGACTGCCGACCGGTCGGGTGA
- a CDS encoding VOC family protein yields MSRVRVGWLTVYLDLPPESFAPSVAYWSALTGYAVSPARGRHDEYASLLPPGGADDHLAVQRLGSGPGRLHLDLHVADPAAAAEEAVGLGARVLARPTDGYVVLESPGGFVFCLVSHPQGRAAAPAAWPGGRSMVDQVCLDIPADGYERETAFWSALTAWELTASAGAEFRRLRHQPGLPVRILLQRLAEPTGRVRAHLDLAADDRAAEVARHEALGGRVLARRQWWTVLADPAGTAYCVTGRTPTDPTDHLTKEPR; encoded by the coding sequence GTGAGCCGGGTGCGGGTCGGCTGGCTGACTGTCTACCTGGACCTCCCCCCGGAGAGCTTCGCGCCGTCGGTCGCGTACTGGTCGGCGCTCACCGGCTACGCCGTCTCCCCGGCCCGCGGCCGCCACGACGAGTACGCCAGCCTGCTGCCGCCCGGCGGCGCCGACGACCACCTGGCCGTGCAGCGGCTCGGCAGCGGGCCCGGCCGGCTGCACCTCGACCTCCACGTCGCCGACCCGGCCGCGGCCGCCGAGGAGGCCGTCGGGCTGGGGGCCCGGGTGCTGGCCCGCCCCACGGACGGGTACGTCGTGCTCGAGTCGCCGGGCGGGTTCGTCTTCTGCCTGGTCTCCCACCCGCAGGGCCGGGCCGCGGCGCCGGCGGCGTGGCCCGGCGGCCGCTCGATGGTCGACCAGGTCTGCCTCGACATCCCGGCGGACGGCTACGAGCGGGAGACCGCGTTCTGGTCCGCGCTGACCGCGTGGGAGCTGACCGCCTCGGCCGGGGCGGAGTTCCGCCGGCTGCGCCACCAGCCCGGCCTGCCGGTGCGAATCCTGCTCCAGCGGCTGGCGGAGCCGACCGGCCGGGTCCGCGCCCACCTGGACCTCGCCGCCGACGACCGGGCCGCGGAGGTCGCCCGGCACGAGGCGCTCGGCGGCCGGGTGCTGGCCCGCCGCCAGTGGTGGACAGTGCTCGCCGACCCGGCCGGCACGGCGTACTGCGTCACCGGCCGAACCCCGACCGACCCGACCGACCACCTGACCAAGGAGCCACGATGA
- a CDS encoding cystathionine beta-synthase, which translates to MQYANSLLDLIGDTPLLRLGRSLDGLAGRPGPLVLAKIEYLNPGGSVKDRIATRMIDAAEASGALQPGGTIVEPTSGNTGVGLAMVAQQRGYRCVFVCPDKVSEDKRNVLKAYGAEVVVCPTAVEPEHPDSYYNVSDRLAAQPGAWKPDQYSNPHNPRSHYETTGPEIWKQTEGRITHFVTGMGTGGTISGVGRFLKEQNPDIQVIGADPEGSVYSGGSGRPYLVEGVGEDFWPDTYDRGVADRVIEVSDADSFAFTRRLAREEALLVGGSSGMAAFAAAKLARELAEEGREDAVIVVLLPDSGRGYLTKIFNDEWLAQYGFPTGSAAPGRTVGEVLRGKDGRVPDLVHTHPGETIAEAIAILQEYGVSQMPVVRAEPPIVAAEVVGSVSDRALLDALFTGHARLTDRVDMHMSEPLPTIGSIEAASDAVGALEGADALLVHEDGKPVGVVTRHDLLAHLALG; encoded by the coding sequence GTGCAGTATGCGAACTCGCTCCTCGACCTGATCGGCGACACCCCCCTGCTCCGGCTCGGCCGCAGCCTCGACGGACTGGCCGGCCGGCCGGGTCCGCTGGTGCTGGCCAAGATCGAGTACCTCAACCCGGGCGGGTCGGTGAAGGACCGGATCGCCACCCGGATGATCGACGCCGCGGAGGCCTCCGGCGCGCTGCAGCCCGGAGGCACCATCGTCGAGCCGACCTCCGGCAACACCGGCGTCGGGCTGGCCATGGTGGCCCAGCAGCGGGGCTACCGCTGTGTCTTCGTGTGCCCCGACAAGGTCAGCGAGGACAAGCGCAACGTGCTCAAGGCCTACGGCGCCGAGGTGGTCGTCTGCCCGACCGCCGTCGAGCCCGAGCACCCGGACTCCTACTACAACGTCTCCGACCGGCTGGCCGCCCAGCCAGGCGCCTGGAAGCCCGACCAGTACTCCAACCCGCACAACCCGCGCTCGCACTACGAGACCACCGGGCCGGAGATCTGGAAGCAGACCGAGGGCCGGATCACGCACTTCGTCACCGGCATGGGCACCGGCGGCACGATCAGCGGCGTCGGGCGGTTCCTCAAGGAGCAGAACCCCGACATCCAGGTGATCGGCGCCGACCCGGAGGGCTCGGTCTACTCGGGCGGCTCCGGCCGCCCCTACCTCGTCGAGGGCGTCGGCGAGGACTTCTGGCCGGACACCTACGACCGGGGCGTGGCCGACCGGGTCATCGAGGTCTCCGACGCAGACTCCTTCGCCTTCACCCGCCGGCTGGCCCGCGAGGAGGCGCTGCTGGTGGGCGGCTCGTCGGGGATGGCCGCCTTCGCCGCGGCCAAGCTGGCCCGGGAGCTGGCCGAGGAGGGCCGCGAGGACGCGGTGATCGTCGTGCTGCTCCCGGACTCCGGGCGCGGCTACCTCACCAAGATCTTCAACGACGAGTGGCTGGCGCAGTACGGCTTCCCCACCGGCAGCGCCGCCCCCGGCCGGACGGTCGGGGAGGTGCTGCGCGGCAAGGACGGCCGGGTCCCCGACCTGGTGCACACCCACCCCGGGGAGACCATCGCCGAGGCGATCGCGATCCTGCAGGAGTACGGCGTCTCGCAGATGCCCGTGGTCCGCGCCGAGCCGCCGATCGTCGCGGCCGAGGTCGTCGGGTCGGTCTCGGACCGAGCGCTGCTCGACGCGCTCTTCACCGGCCACGCCCGCCTCACCGACCGGGTGGACATGCACATGTCGGAGCCGCTGCCCACGATCGGCTCGATCGAGGCCGCGAGCGACGCTGTGGGTGCGCTCGAGGGCGCCGACGCGCTGCTGGTGCACGAGGACGGCAAGCCGGTCGGCGTGGTCACCCGCCACGACCTGCTCGCCCACCTCGCCCTGGGCTGA
- a CDS encoding sulfite exporter TauE/SafE family protein: MDDPSLTVLALLGLAALTAGFVDAVVGGGGLIQLPALLLGLPGASPVQVLATNKFASFCGTTVSAATYYRRVRPDPRTFGPLMLLAFVGSVGGAFVASWIPRSLFDPLVLVVLVVVGAWVVLKPSVGETTALRFGGGRHLRVAMLVGLLVGFYDGALGPGTGSFFTIALVGLMGYNFLEASAKTKLANWATNLAALCVFVPQGAVLWHVAVLMGVANLVGGYVGARTAVARGAGFIRVFFVLVVAGFVVRIGGDVLGVW, translated from the coding sequence GTGGACGACCCGAGCCTGACAGTGCTGGCCCTGCTCGGACTGGCGGCGCTGACGGCGGGGTTCGTCGACGCGGTGGTGGGCGGCGGGGGGCTGATCCAGCTGCCGGCGCTCCTGCTGGGGCTGCCGGGGGCGAGCCCGGTGCAGGTGCTGGCGACCAACAAGTTCGCCTCGTTCTGCGGCACCACGGTGAGCGCGGCGACGTACTACCGGCGGGTGCGGCCCGACCCGCGGACCTTCGGGCCGCTGATGCTGCTGGCCTTCGTGGGCTCCGTGGGCGGCGCGTTCGTGGCGTCCTGGATCCCGCGGTCGCTGTTCGACCCGCTGGTGCTCGTCGTCCTGGTGGTCGTGGGCGCGTGGGTGGTGCTGAAGCCGTCGGTGGGGGAGACCACCGCGCTGCGCTTCGGCGGCGGCCGGCACCTGCGGGTGGCGATGCTGGTGGGGCTGCTGGTCGGCTTCTACGACGGCGCGCTCGGCCCCGGCACCGGGAGCTTCTTCACGATCGCCCTGGTCGGGCTGATGGGCTACAACTTCCTCGAGGCCTCCGCGAAGACCAAGCTCGCGAACTGGGCCACCAACCTCGCAGCGCTGTGCGTCTTCGTCCCGCAGGGCGCGGTGCTGTGGCACGTCGCGGTGCTGATGGGGGTGGCCAACCTGGTCGGTGGGTACGTCGGGGCCCGGACCGCCGTGGCCCGCGGGGCCGGGTTCATCCGGGTCTTCTTCGTGCTCGTCGTGGCCGGGTTCGTGGTCCGGATCGGCGGCGACGTGCTGGGCGTGTGGTGA
- a CDS encoding GNAT family N-acetyltransferase — MIHTATDADWPRIWPFLQETVLAGETYAYPLDLTADSGRDLWMRQPPGRTVVLVEDGEVLGSGTMGPNRPGRGSHVGTASFLVAPAARGRGVGRALGEHVVQWHRDQGFHAIQFNAVVETNTVAVRLWQALGFGIIGTVPQAFDSAAHGLVGLHVMHLPLD; from the coding sequence GTGATCCACACGGCCACCGACGCGGACTGGCCGCGGATCTGGCCGTTCCTCCAGGAGACGGTGCTGGCGGGGGAGACCTACGCCTACCCCCTCGACCTGACAGCGGACTCCGGGCGGGACCTGTGGATGCGCCAGCCGCCGGGCCGCACCGTCGTGCTCGTCGAGGACGGGGAGGTCCTGGGCAGCGGCACGATGGGCCCGAACCGGCCCGGCCGCGGCAGCCACGTCGGCACCGCGTCGTTCCTGGTCGCCCCCGCCGCCCGCGGGCGCGGCGTGGGCCGGGCGCTGGGCGAGCACGTCGTGCAGTGGCACCGCGACCAGGGGTTCCACGCCATCCAGTTCAACGCCGTCGTCGAGACCAACACGGTCGCCGTCCGGCTGTGGCAGGCGCTCGGCTTCGGGATCATCGGCACGGTGCCACAGGCCTTCGACTCGGCTGCCCACGGCCTGGTGGGCCTGCACGTCATGCACCTGCCGCTGGACTGA
- a CDS encoding AAA family ATPase, with product MTAASFPASTPTPASTPAPTISTVGELRAAGHQHQPLRTEMRENLLAKLRAGEDPWPGLHGLEDTVIPQIERALIAGHDIVLLGERGQGKTRLLRTMVGLLDEWTPVISGSELGEHPYEPVTHASRAAAAMYGDDLRVSWKHRDERYAEKLATPDTSVADLIGDVDPMKVAEGRSLGDPETIHFGLVPRSHRGIVAINELPDLAERIQVAMLNVMEERDVQIRGYVLRLPLDVLVVASANPEDYTNRGRIITPLKDRFGAEIRTHYPLELDAEMAVIRQEAHLVAEVPEHLLEILARFTRNLRASSSVDQRSGVSARFAIAGAETVAAAALHRATRQGEDQAVARVVDLETAVDVLGGKIEFESGEEGRESEVLTHLLRTAVAETVRQRLRGLDLALLVDAIEAGAMVTTGEQVPAREFLAGLPVLGESELYTDIGDRLDATSDGELAGAIELALEGLYLARKIGKDTDGSETVYG from the coding sequence GTGACTGCCGCCTCGTTCCCCGCCAGCACTCCCACTCCCGCCTCCACCCCCGCACCCACGATCTCGACGGTCGGCGAGCTGCGGGCCGCCGGACACCAGCACCAGCCGCTGCGCACCGAGATGCGCGAGAACCTGCTCGCGAAGTTGCGCGCGGGTGAGGACCCCTGGCCGGGACTGCACGGCCTGGAGGACACCGTCATCCCGCAGATCGAGCGGGCCCTGATCGCCGGCCACGACATCGTGCTCCTCGGCGAGCGCGGCCAGGGCAAGACCCGGCTGCTGCGCACGATGGTCGGGCTGCTCGACGAGTGGACGCCGGTGATCTCCGGCTCCGAGCTCGGCGAGCACCCCTACGAGCCCGTCACCCACGCGTCGCGGGCCGCCGCCGCGATGTACGGCGACGACCTGCGGGTCTCCTGGAAGCACCGCGACGAGCGGTACGCCGAGAAGCTGGCCACCCCGGACACCTCGGTCGCGGACCTGATCGGCGACGTGGACCCGATGAAGGTCGCCGAGGGCCGCTCGCTCGGCGACCCCGAGACCATCCACTTCGGGCTGGTCCCGCGCAGCCACCGCGGCATCGTCGCGATCAACGAGCTCCCCGACCTCGCCGAGCGGATCCAGGTCGCGATGCTCAACGTGATGGAGGAGCGCGACGTCCAGATCCGCGGCTACGTGCTGCGGCTGCCGCTCGACGTCCTGGTCGTGGCCAGCGCCAACCCGGAGGACTACACCAACCGGGGCCGGATCATCACCCCGCTGAAGGACCGCTTCGGCGCCGAGATCCGCACCCACTACCCCCTGGAGCTGGACGCCGAGATGGCGGTGATCCGTCAGGAGGCGCACCTGGTCGCCGAGGTGCCCGAGCACCTGCTGGAGATCCTGGCCCGGTTCACCCGCAACCTGCGCGCCTCCAGCTCGGTCGACCAGCGCTCGGGGGTGAGCGCGCGGTTCGCGATCGCCGGCGCCGAGACGGTCGCCGCCGCCGCCCTGCACCGGGCCACCCGGCAGGGCGAGGACCAGGCGGTCGCGCGGGTCGTCGACCTGGAGACCGCCGTCGACGTGCTCGGCGGCAAGATCGAGTTCGAGTCCGGCGAGGAGGGCCGCGAGAGCGAGGTCCTCACGCACCTGCTGCGCACCGCTGTCGCCGAGACCGTCCGCCAGCGGCTGCGCGGCCTCGACCTGGCGCTGCTCGTCGACGCGATCGAGGCGGGCGCGATGGTGACCACCGGCGAGCAGGTGCCGGCGCGGGAGTTCCTGGCCGGGCTGCCGGTGCTGGGGGAGTCCGAGCTCTACACCGACATCGGCGACCGGCTCGACGCCACCAGCGACGGCGAGCTCGCCGGCGCGATCGAGCTGGCGCTCGAGGGTCTCTACCTGGCGCGCAAGATCGGCAAGGACACCGACGGGAGCGAGACCGTCTATGGCTAG
- a CDS encoding TIGR03086 family metal-binding protein, whose protein sequence is MEPGDLTSAHSAVTTLVRSLDAADWSRPTPCPDWDVAAVVRHVVVGERAFTTSLAGLPYDLPALSAEVADLPEATLPDVLESTGAALREALAASGPGEYPTGIGPLPAPAILDLRTIEALTHGWDVARGTGRRLDVPEQVAERALEASRLLMARLPADRTPFAPPQPVDDAAPAVDRLAALLGRRPA, encoded by the coding sequence ATGGAGCCGGGAGACCTCACCAGTGCCCACTCAGCGGTCACGACGCTCGTCCGGAGCCTGGACGCCGCCGACTGGTCGCGGCCCACCCCGTGCCCCGACTGGGACGTGGCGGCGGTCGTCCGCCACGTCGTCGTCGGCGAGCGCGCGTTCACCACGTCGCTGGCCGGCCTGCCCTACGACCTCCCCGCGCTGTCCGCCGAGGTCGCCGACCTGCCCGAGGCGACGCTGCCCGACGTCCTCGAGTCGACCGGCGCCGCGCTGCGGGAGGCACTGGCCGCGTCCGGGCCGGGCGAGTACCCGACCGGCATCGGCCCGCTGCCCGCTCCCGCCATCCTCGACCTGCGCACGATCGAGGCGCTCACCCACGGCTGGGACGTCGCCCGCGGCACCGGGCGACGGCTCGACGTACCGGAGCAGGTCGCCGAGCGCGCCCTGGAGGCGAGCCGGCTCCTGATGGCGCGGCTGCCGGCTGATCGCACCCCGTTCGCGCCGCCGCAGCCCGTCGACGATGCGGCACCGGCGGTGGACCGGCTCGCGGCGCTGCTCGGGCGCCGCCCGGCCTGA
- a CDS encoding YigZ family protein, whose protein sequence is MTGYRTVARDAEAEIEVRRSRFLCTLARVEDEPAARAVVDRLRATHWDARHHCTAFVLGPPPAPVERSSDDGEPAGTAGAPMLEVLRGWHGEGVSDVVAVVTRWFGGTLLGAGGLVRAYGDAVRAGLEVAGTLRRELLREELLEVDHTDAGRIETALRQRGVAVLDTTYGARVGLLLGVPPAEEPRLHALVAELTGGRSQARAIGERWTDVAS, encoded by the coding sequence GTGACCGGCTACCGCACCGTGGCCCGCGATGCGGAGGCCGAGATCGAGGTCCGGCGCTCCCGCTTCCTGTGCACGCTCGCCCGGGTCGAGGACGAGCCGGCCGCCCGCGCGGTCGTGGACCGGCTGCGCGCGACGCACTGGGACGCCCGGCACCACTGCACCGCGTTCGTCCTCGGCCCGCCGCCGGCGCCGGTCGAGCGCTCCAGCGACGACGGGGAGCCGGCCGGCACCGCGGGCGCCCCGATGCTGGAGGTGTTGCGCGGCTGGCACGGCGAGGGCGTCAGCGACGTGGTCGCGGTCGTGACCCGCTGGTTCGGCGGCACGCTGCTGGGCGCCGGCGGCCTGGTCCGGGCGTACGGCGACGCGGTGCGCGCCGGCCTGGAGGTCGCCGGGACGCTGCGTCGCGAGCTGCTGCGCGAGGAGCTGCTGGAGGTCGACCACACCGACGCGGGCCGCATCGAGACCGCGCTGCGCCAGCGCGGCGTGGCCGTGCTCGACACGACGTACGGCGCTCGGGTCGGGCTGCTGCTCGGCGTGCCGCCGGCCGAGGAGCCGCGGCTGCACGCGCTCGTCGCGGAGCTGACCGGGGGCCGCTCGCAGGCGCGGGCAATCGGCGAGCGCTGGACCGACGTCGCGTCGTAG
- a CDS encoding vWA domain-containing protein, giving the protein MARRGTRFRRYDGGDPLAPPVDLAEALDAIGEDVMAGYSPERAMREFLRRGGRDQRGLDDLARQVAQRRQELLQRHNLDGTLQEIRELLDRAVLEERKQLARDAMMDDGDRALREMQLESLPPSPAAAVSELAAYDWQSREAREDYEKIKDLLGRELLDQRFAGMKQALENAGEEDRAAVNEMLQDLNELLEKHQQGVDTQDDFDRFMDEHGDFFPERPENIDQLLDALAARAAAAQRMLNSMTPEQREELMQLSAQAFGSPALMDSLARLDANLQSLRPGEDWGGSEQMSGDEGVGLGDGTGVFQDLAELDTLSEQLTQSYAGSQLDDVDLEALARQLGDQAAVDARTLQQLEKALREQGTMRRDSTGQLQLTPRAMRQLGQSLLRDVAQRLSGRRGERDTQRAGAAGELSGSTREWAYGDTEPWDIPRSVLNGVLRRASDPAGPMMEIGDVEVHETEDRTQAAVALLVDTSFSMAMDGRWVPMKRTALALHTLIRSRFRGDHLQLIGFGRYAEVMEIEQLTALDAMWDKGTNLHHGLLLANRHFRKHPNAQPVLLIVTDGEPTSHLEADGEVFFAYPPHPLTVAYAVRELDVSRRLGAQTTFFRLGDDPGLARFVDSMAKRAEGRVVAPELDDLGAAVVGSYLGSRGPGGSGGSDPGGSYGDWFGGRGFWVG; this is encoded by the coding sequence ATGGCTAGGCGCGGCACCCGGTTCCGGCGCTACGACGGGGGCGACCCGCTGGCGCCGCCGGTCGACCTCGCCGAGGCGCTGGACGCCATCGGCGAGGACGTGATGGCCGGCTACAGCCCCGAGCGGGCGATGCGGGAGTTCCTGCGCCGCGGCGGGCGCGACCAGCGCGGCCTCGACGACCTAGCCCGCCAGGTGGCCCAGCGGCGCCAGGAGCTGCTGCAGCGGCACAACCTGGACGGCACCCTGCAGGAGATCCGCGAGCTGCTGGACCGGGCGGTGCTCGAGGAGCGCAAGCAGCTGGCCCGCGACGCGATGATGGACGACGGCGACCGGGCCCTGCGCGAGATGCAGCTGGAGAGCCTCCCGCCCAGCCCGGCGGCGGCGGTCAGCGAGCTCGCGGCGTACGACTGGCAGAGCCGGGAGGCCCGGGAGGACTACGAGAAGATCAAGGACCTGCTCGGCCGGGAGCTGCTCGACCAGCGCTTCGCCGGGATGAAGCAGGCGCTGGAGAACGCCGGCGAGGAGGACCGGGCAGCTGTCAACGAGATGCTCCAGGACCTCAACGAGCTGCTGGAGAAGCACCAGCAGGGCGTCGACACCCAGGACGACTTCGACCGGTTCATGGACGAGCACGGCGACTTCTTCCCCGAGCGCCCCGAGAACATCGACCAGCTGCTCGACGCGCTGGCCGCCCGCGCCGCCGCGGCGCAGCGGATGCTGAACTCGATGACGCCCGAGCAGCGCGAGGAGCTGATGCAGCTCTCGGCGCAGGCCTTCGGGTCGCCGGCGCTGATGGACTCCCTGGCCCGGCTCGACGCCAACCTCCAGTCGCTGCGGCCGGGGGAGGACTGGGGCGGCTCGGAGCAGATGAGCGGCGATGAGGGCGTCGGCCTCGGCGACGGCACCGGGGTCTTCCAGGACCTGGCCGAGCTGGACACGCTCTCCGAGCAGCTCACCCAGTCCTACGCCGGCTCGCAGCTCGACGACGTCGACCTCGAGGCGCTGGCACGCCAGCTCGGCGACCAGGCGGCCGTGGACGCCCGCACCCTCCAGCAGCTGGAGAAGGCGCTGCGCGAGCAGGGCACGATGCGCCGCGACTCCACCGGCCAGCTGCAGCTGACCCCCCGCGCGATGCGCCAGCTCGGCCAGTCGCTGCTGCGCGACGTGGCCCAGCGGCTCTCGGGACGGCGCGGCGAGCGCGACACCCAGCGCGCCGGCGCCGCCGGGGAGCTGTCCGGGTCCACCCGGGAGTGGGCCTACGGCGACACCGAGCCGTGGGACATCCCCCGCTCGGTGCTCAACGGCGTGCTGCGGCGGGCCAGCGACCCGGCCGGGCCGATGATGGAGATCGGCGACGTGGAGGTGCACGAGACCGAGGACCGCACCCAGGCCGCGGTGGCGCTGCTGGTGGACACCTCGTTCTCGATGGCGATGGACGGCCGGTGGGTGCCGATGAAGCGGACCGCGCTGGCGCTGCACACGCTGATCCGCTCCCGGTTCCGTGGCGACCACCTGCAGCTGATCGGCTTCGGGCGCTACGCCGAGGTGATGGAGATCGAGCAGCTCACCGCCCTGGACGCGATGTGGGACAAGGGCACCAACCTGCACCACGGGCTGCTGCTGGCGAACCGGCACTTCCGCAAGCACCCGAACGCCCAGCCGGTGCTGCTGATCGTCACCGACGGTGAGCCGACCTCCCACCTCGAGGCCGACGGCGAGGTCTTCTTCGCCTATCCGCCGCACCCCCTGACGGTCGCGTACGCCGTGCGCGAGCTCGACGTCTCCCGCCGCCTCGGCGCCCAGACCACGTTCTTCCGGCTCGGCGACGACCCGGGCCTGGCCCGGTTCGTGGACTCGATGGCCAAGCGGGCCGAGGGCCGGGTGGTCGCTCCCGAGCTCGACGACCTCGGCGCGGCAGTCGTCGGCTCCTACCTGGGCAGCCGCGGCCCCGGCGGCTCGGGTGGCTCGGACCCCGGTGGCTCCTACGGCGACTGGTTCGGCGGCCGGGGGTTCTGGGTCGGCTGA